In Dyadobacter subterraneus, a single genomic region encodes these proteins:
- a CDS encoding aconitate hydratase: protein MAFDLDMIKGVYARLQERVEAARKIEGRALTLAEKILYSHLWEGTPSQVYERGKSYVDFAPDRVAMQDATAQMALLQFMQAGRPQVAVPSTVHCDHLIQAEVGAVADLQTAKDKNKEVYDFLASVSNKYGIGFWKPGAGIIHQVVLENYAFPGGMMIGTDSHTPNAGGLGMVAIGVGGADASDVMSGLAWELKMPKLIGVKLTGKLSGWAAAKDVILWVAGQLTVKGGTGCIVEYFGEGAESLSCTGKGTICNMGAEIGATTSIFAYDQKMDAYLRSTARADVADAANAVAGYLRADDEVYANPAAYYDQLIELDLSTLEPHVNGPFTPDLAWPLSKFATAVKENGWPEVLSVGLIGSCTNSSYEDISRAASLAQQAVDKKLVVTSEYTITPGSEQVRFTVDRDGFLDTFAQIGGVVLANACGPCIGQWARHGAEKGEKNSIITSFNRNFSKRADGNPNTHSFVASPEIVTALAIAGRLTFDPRTDTITNSEGVEVMLDEPSGWELPSKGFAVEDAGYQAPAEDGSKVQVLVSPTSDRLQLLEPFKAWEGTDLKGLKLLIKAKGKCTTDHISMAGPWLKYRGHLDNISNNMLIGAVNFYNEKTNTVKNQLTGTYGEVPAVQRDYKAHGIGTIVVGDENYGEGSSREHAAMEPRFLGARAILVKSFARIHETNLKKQGMLALTFANTADYDKIQEDDTIDITGLQTFAPGVQLTIVLHHSDGTTEEFPVNHTYNEQQIEWFKEGSALNIIRKSVNAA from the coding sequence ATGGCGTTTGACTTAGATATGATTAAGGGCGTTTACGCCCGCTTGCAAGAAAGAGTTGAAGCTGCCCGTAAAATCGAAGGGCGGGCCTTGACCTTGGCAGAAAAAATATTGTACTCTCATTTGTGGGAGGGAACACCTTCTCAGGTTTATGAGCGAGGTAAGTCTTATGTAGATTTTGCTCCTGACCGCGTTGCGATGCAGGATGCAACTGCGCAAATGGCTCTTTTACAATTTATGCAGGCTGGAAGGCCACAGGTTGCAGTTCCGTCTACCGTGCATTGCGATCACCTTATTCAGGCAGAAGTAGGTGCCGTTGCTGATTTGCAGACAGCAAAAGATAAAAATAAAGAAGTATATGATTTCCTTGCTTCGGTATCCAACAAATATGGTATCGGATTCTGGAAACCAGGTGCGGGTATTATTCACCAGGTTGTTTTGGAAAACTATGCATTTCCAGGCGGTATGATGATTGGTACAGATTCCCACACACCTAATGCAGGTGGTTTGGGTATGGTAGCGATTGGTGTGGGTGGTGCAGATGCGAGTGATGTCATGTCAGGATTGGCCTGGGAGCTTAAAATGCCTAAGCTGATCGGTGTTAAGCTTACAGGAAAACTGAGCGGATGGGCAGCTGCGAAAGATGTTATTCTTTGGGTTGCGGGTCAGCTGACTGTAAAAGGTGGTACTGGCTGTATTGTTGAATATTTTGGAGAAGGTGCTGAAAGTCTTTCTTGTACAGGAAAAGGAACCATCTGTAACATGGGTGCCGAAATTGGAGCTACCACTTCTATTTTCGCCTATGACCAGAAAATGGATGCTTACCTTCGCTCCACTGCACGTGCTGATGTAGCGGATGCTGCAAATGCTGTTGCCGGTTATTTACGCGCGGATGATGAGGTTTATGCAAATCCAGCTGCCTATTATGATCAGTTAATAGAACTCGATCTTTCAACGCTTGAACCGCATGTGAACGGTCCGTTTACTCCGGACTTGGCCTGGCCACTTTCTAAATTTGCTACGGCGGTTAAGGAAAACGGATGGCCGGAAGTTCTTTCAGTTGGTTTAATTGGTTCTTGCACTAACTCTTCTTACGAAGATATCAGCCGTGCCGCTTCTCTGGCACAACAGGCTGTTGATAAAAAACTGGTTGTAACCTCTGAATATACAATTACGCCAGGTTCTGAGCAAGTTCGTTTCACAGTAGACCGTGATGGTTTCCTTGATACTTTCGCTCAAATTGGTGGAGTAGTTTTGGCTAATGCTTGCGGGCCTTGTATTGGTCAGTGGGCGCGTCATGGTGCGGAAAAAGGTGAGAAAAACTCAATTATCACTTCTTTCAACCGTAACTTCTCGAAACGTGCGGATGGTAATCCAAACACGCACTCGTTCGTCGCTTCTCCTGAAATTGTAACGGCTTTGGCCATTGCGGGACGGTTAACTTTTGACCCCCGTACAGATACAATAACAAATTCAGAAGGCGTTGAAGTAATGCTTGACGAACCATCCGGATGGGAACTTCCTTCAAAAGGATTTGCTGTTGAAGATGCAGGCTATCAGGCACCAGCCGAAGATGGATCGAAAGTTCAGGTTTTGGTTAGTCCAACTTCTGATCGTCTGCAATTGCTTGAACCGTTCAAAGCCTGGGAAGGTACAGATCTTAAAGGATTGAAATTGCTGATCAAAGCAAAAGGAAAATGTACGACTGACCATATTTCTATGGCTGGTCCGTGGTTGAAATACCGCGGTCACCTCGACAATATTTCTAACAATATGTTAATCGGCGCGGTTAACTTTTACAACGAAAAAACGAACACTGTTAAAAACCAATTAACCGGTACTTACGGTGAAGTTCCGGCGGTACAGCGTGATTACAAAGCGCATGGTATCGGAACAATCGTTGTGGGTGATGAAAACTACGGTGAAGGTTCTTCACGTGAGCACGCAGCCATGGAGCCGCGTTTCTTAGGTGCCAGAGCAATTCTTGTAAAATCTTTTGCCCGTATCCACGAAACGAACTTGAAAAAACAAGGCATGCTGGCTTTGACTTTTGCCAATACTGCTGACTATGATAAAATTCAGGAAGACGATACAATTGATATTACAGGTTTGCAAACTTTCGCTCCAGGGGTTCAGCTGACTATTGTTTTACATCATTCGGATGGTACAACCGAGGAATTCCCGGTAAACCATACTTACAACGAACAACAGATTGAATGGTTTAAAGAGGGTTCTGCTTTGAACATTATTCGTAAATCCGTAAATGCTGCATAA
- a CDS encoding bifunctional aconitate hydratase 2/2-methylisocitrate dehydratase has translation MNIYKDYIQEIEERKAQGLHPKPIDGAELIGQIIAQIKDLNNEYREDSLKFFIYNTLPGTTSAASAKARFLKEIILGEAVVEEISPAFALELLSHMKGGPSIEVLLDLALGDNITIAKEAGDVLKTQVYLYEADTDRLKEAFKNGNEVAIELLESYAKGEFFTKLPDIPEEIKIVTFIAGEGDISTDLLSPGNQAHSRSDRELHGLCMITPKAQQEIKALQAQHPDKSVMLIAEKGTMGVGSSRMSGVNNVALWTGKRASPYIPFVNIAPIVGGTNGISPIFLTTVDVTGGIGIDLKNWVKKVDENGAIVRNENGDPILEEVYSVATGTVLTINTQTKKLYNGDQELIDISKALTPQKKEFIRAGGSYAIVFGKKIQTIAAKILGIEPTTVFAPAKEISNEGQGLTAVEKIFNRNAVGTTPGKVLHAGSDVRVEVNIVGSQDTTGLMTAQELESMAATVISPIVDGAYQSGCHTASVWDKKAQANIPKLMKFMNDFGLITARDPKGEYHSMTDVIHKVLNDITVDEWAIIIGGDSHTRMSKGVAFGADSGTVALALATGEASMPIPESVKVTFKGDMKDHMDFRDVVHATQAQMLQKFGGENVFQGRIIEVHLGTLPADQAFTFTDWTAEMKAKASICISEDDTLIESLEIAKGRIQIMIDKGMENHKQVLQGLINKADKRIAEIKSGEKPALVPDANAKYYAEVVIDLDIIVEPMIADPDVNNKDVSKRYTHDTIRPISFYGDDKKVDLGFVGSCMVHKGDLKIVSQMLKNLEEQQGKVEFHAPLVVAAPTYNIVEELKNEGDWDVLQKYSGFEFNDNAPKVAARTEYENMMYLERPGCNLCMGNQEKAAKGDTVLATSTRLFQGRVVEDSEGKKGESLLASTPVVVLSAILGRIPNIEEYKAAVVGIDLTKFAPPVKQLSR, from the coding sequence GGACTTCATCCTAAGCCAATAGATGGCGCAGAATTAATTGGTCAGATAATTGCCCAAATTAAGGATTTGAATAACGAGTATCGGGAAGATTCTCTTAAATTTTTCATTTACAATACATTACCAGGAACTACAAGTGCTGCCAGTGCGAAAGCAAGATTTTTAAAAGAAATCATTCTTGGTGAAGCAGTTGTAGAAGAAATATCGCCTGCCTTTGCATTAGAGTTGTTGTCGCACATGAAAGGCGGACCTTCAATCGAGGTTTTACTGGATCTTGCGCTTGGTGATAATATCACAATTGCAAAAGAGGCGGGAGATGTTCTTAAAACGCAGGTTTACCTTTATGAAGCCGACACTGACCGTTTGAAGGAAGCGTTCAAAAATGGAAACGAAGTTGCCATTGAGCTTCTTGAAAGTTATGCCAAAGGTGAGTTCTTTACTAAACTGCCAGACATACCTGAAGAAATCAAGATCGTTACTTTCATTGCCGGTGAAGGTGACATTTCAACAGATTTACTTTCTCCTGGTAACCAGGCTCATTCAAGATCTGACCGTGAACTTCATGGTTTGTGTATGATCACTCCTAAGGCACAGCAGGAAATCAAGGCGTTACAGGCTCAGCATCCTGATAAAAGCGTAATGCTGATTGCTGAGAAAGGTACAATGGGGGTGGGATCATCGCGGATGTCGGGTGTAAATAACGTAGCACTTTGGACAGGTAAGCGTGCAAGTCCATATATTCCGTTTGTTAATATCGCTCCGATTGTTGGAGGTACAAACGGTATTTCTCCGATTTTCCTTACTACGGTTGATGTGACTGGTGGCATTGGTATTGACCTAAAAAACTGGGTTAAAAAGGTTGACGAAAACGGTGCAATCGTCCGCAATGAAAATGGTGATCCTATTCTTGAAGAGGTTTACTCTGTTGCTACGGGCACTGTTCTTACCATCAATACGCAGACAAAAAAGCTTTATAATGGCGATCAGGAACTGATCGATATTTCCAAGGCACTTACGCCACAGAAAAAAGAATTTATAAGAGCCGGAGGATCGTATGCAATTGTATTTGGTAAAAAGATCCAGACAATCGCAGCGAAGATTTTAGGCATCGAACCAACTACTGTATTTGCTCCTGCAAAAGAGATTTCTAATGAGGGACAAGGCCTTACAGCAGTTGAAAAAATATTTAACAGAAACGCCGTTGGTACTACACCGGGTAAAGTTTTACACGCCGGATCCGATGTCCGTGTTGAAGTTAATATCGTAGGTTCGCAGGATACAACAGGTCTTATGACTGCTCAGGAGTTGGAATCAATGGCCGCAACAGTCATTTCACCAATTGTTGATGGAGCATATCAGTCGGGTTGTCATACGGCTTCGGTATGGGATAAAAAAGCGCAGGCGAATATTCCAAAACTGATGAAGTTCATGAACGATTTCGGCCTTATCACTGCCCGTGACCCGAAAGGTGAATATCACTCGATGACAGACGTTATTCATAAGGTTCTTAACGATATCACTGTTGATGAGTGGGCGATTATCATCGGTGGCGACTCCCATACCAGAATGTCAAAAGGTGTTGCTTTCGGTGCTGATTCAGGAACAGTTGCGCTTGCATTGGCTACGGGTGAGGCGTCTATGCCAATTCCGGAATCGGTAAAAGTAACTTTCAAAGGTGACATGAAGGATCATATGGATTTCCGTGATGTTGTTCATGCTACCCAGGCTCAGATGCTTCAGAAGTTTGGTGGAGAAAATGTTTTCCAGGGCAGAATTATTGAAGTACATCTTGGAACGCTTCCTGCTGACCAGGCATTTACTTTCACTGACTGGACTGCTGAAATGAAGGCGAAAGCTTCCATCTGTATTTCGGAAGATGATACGCTTATTGAATCACTGGAAATTGCGAAAGGCAGAATCCAGATTATGATCGATAAGGGAATGGAAAACCACAAACAGGTTCTTCAGGGATTGATCAATAAGGCTGATAAAAGAATTGCAGAAATTAAGTCGGGAGAAAAACCAGCTTTGGTTCCGGATGCTAATGCGAAATATTACGCAGAAGTTGTTATTGATCTTGACATTATCGTCGAGCCAATGATTGCAGATCCTGATGTGAATAATAAAGATGTTTCCAAAAGATATACCCACGATACAATTCGTCCGATATCTTTCTATGGCGATGATAAAAAAGTAGATCTTGGTTTCGTCGGTTCATGCATGGTGCATAAAGGCGATTTGAAAATTGTTTCACAGATGCTTAAAAATCTGGAAGAACAGCAAGGTAAAGTTGAGTTCCATGCCCCGCTTGTCGTGGCAGCGCCTACATACAATATCGTAGAAGAACTTAAAAATGAAGGTGACTGGGATGTATTACAGAAATATTCCGGTTTCGAATTCAACGATAATGCACCGAAAGTTGCGGCACGTACTGAATATGAAAACATGATGTATCTGGAACGTCCGGGCTGTAACCTTTGCATGGGTAACCAGGAAAAAGCGGCAAAAGGAGATACTGTTTTAGCAACGTCGACCCGTCTTTTCCAGGGAAGAGTTGTTGAAGATTCGGAAGGTAAAAAAGGAGAGTCTTTGCTTGCGTCCACACCAGTTGTTGTTTTGTCCGCAATCCTAGGCCGAATTCCAAATATAGAAGAATATAAAGCTGCGGTGGTCGGCATTGATCTTACCAAGTTTGCACCTCCTGTTAAGCAGTTGAGCAGATAA